A part of Sebastes fasciatus isolate fSebFas1 chromosome 10, fSebFas1.pri, whole genome shotgun sequence genomic DNA contains:
- the LOC141775866 gene encoding protocadherin alpha-4-like — protein sequence MGGGRNNNGILCWLFMLFLSDWCAAQISYSVSEEVDKGTVVGNLAKDLNVNVRDLQTRNLNIVSGYSKKYFEANFKTGDLYVNERIDREELCPNTVKCTLNLEAILSNPMVLHRIEVVIVDLNDNAPTFVETSYSLNISELSPTGEHFLLPLALDADTGSNSVKTYRLSPNEYFSLDVQSGGGHSVSAELVLLKALDREKQAVIKLSLTAVDGGKPPKTGTLHIHVNVLDANDNTPSFSKTLYKARVNENAPAGSLVIQLSATDLDEGDNGRLTYSFVKRGNFNPADLFSINAETGEIIVKGSLDYEAQAAYDIHIQATDQGGLPRSANGKLLVEVVDVNDNAPEIVVTSLMNPVKEDADIGSVVALVTVTDKDGGKNGQSRCALIGSAPFKLTSNYKNYYSLVVDGPLDREGYSSYSVTITAADEGTPPLSSTSVITVEVSDVNDNAPRFLEPVIHVYVKENSPVGARICTITAVDSDLNENARVTYSVEGDSKSIPITSVVNINSETGDIVSLQSFNYEELNTFQFKVQATDSGVPPLSSNVTVNVLILDENDNNPNILAPYSDHGSVNSESIPYSAEAGYFVAKIRAVDADSGYNALLSYHLSEPKGNNLFRIGTSTGEIRTKRRMSDNDLKTHPLVVLVSDNGEPSLSATVSIDVVVVESTADIQTQFRHVPTKEESFSDLNLYLLIGIVSVSVIFLLSLISLIAVKCHRTDGSFSRYSAPMITTHPDGSWSYSKSTQQYDVCFSSDTLKSDVVVFPAPYPPVDGELISINGGDTFTRTQTLPNKDKRWDVED from the coding sequence ATGGGCGGTGGAAGGAATAATAACGGAATACTCTGCTGGCtgttcatgttgtttttatctgaCTGGTGTGCTGCTCAGATATCCTACTCCGTTTCCGAGGAGGTGGACAAAGGGACTGTGGTGGGGAATCTCGCAAAGGATTTAAACGTCAACGTCCGAGACCTGCAAACGAGGAATCTGAATATCGTGTCTGGGTACAGTAAGAAATATTTCGAGGCGAATTTTAAAACGGGGGATCTTTATGTTAATGAGCGAATAGACCGCGAGGAGCTTTGTCCAAACACGGTAAAATGCACGCTAAACTTAGAGGCTATACTGAGTAATCCTATGGTGCTCCACCGCATTGAGGTGGTTATTGTTGACTTAAATGACAACGCACCAACCTTCGTTGAGACGTCATATTCACTAAACATATCTGAATTATCACCTACGGGGGAACACTTTTTGCTTCCCCTGGCTCTTGATGCAGACACTGGGAGCAATTCAGTAAAGACGTACAGGCTGAGTCCAAATGAATATTTCTCCCTGGATGTGCAAAGCGGTGGAGGGCATAGTGTATCTGCTGAATTGGTGCTGCTGAAAGCTTTGGATCGTGAAAAACAAGCAGTTATTAAGCTATCGCTGACCGCTGTAGATGGAGGAAAGCCTCCTAAAACCGGAACCTTACACATACATGTAAATGTTCTGGATGCAAATGATAACACGCCGTCATTTAGTAAAACACTATACAAGGCACGGGTGAATGAAAACGCACCAGCTGGATCATTAGTGATTCAACTGAGTGCCACAGATTTAGACGAAGGGGACAACGGGAGGCTCACGTACTCTTTTGTCAAGCGTGGAAACTTCAATCCGGCAGATCTGTTCTCCATTAATGCAGAAACTGGAGAGATCATAGTAAAGGGTAGTTTGGATTACGAAGCACAGGCAGCATATGACATTCATATTCAAGCAACAGACCAAGGGGGGTTGCCTCGGAGTGCAAATGGAAAGCTGCTGGTGGAGGTAGTCGATGTGAACGATAATGCCCCAGAAATTGTGGTGACGTCACTCATGAACCCCGTTAAAGAAGACGCTGATATAGGAAGCGTTGTCGCTTTAGTGACGGTGACTGATAAAGATGGAGGCAAAAACGGTCAGTCTCGCTGTGCACTTATTGGTTCTGCACCTTTTAAGCTGACCTCCAATTATAAGAATTATTACTCTTTAGTTGTAGATGGACCTCTTGATAGAGAAGGATACTCCTCTTATAGCGTCACGATTACAGCTGCTGATGAAGGGACCCCGCCTCTATCCAGCACCAGCGTTATTACTGTTGAAGTATCTGATGTCAATGATAACGCGCCTCGTTTCCTTGAACCCGTGATTCATGTTTATGTGAAAGAAAATAGTCCCGTTGGAGCTCGTATCTGTACGATAACTGCAGTCGATTCTGATTTAAATGAAAACGCGAGAGTAACATACTCAGTGGAAGGTGATTCCAAAAGTATTCCTATAACTTCGGTTGTAAACATCAACTCAGAGACTGGAGATATAGTCAGCCTGCAGTCTTTTAACTATGAGGAGTTAAACACGTTTCAGTTTAAAGTTCAGGCCACAGACTCTGGTGTTCCTCCGCTCAGCAGCAATGTGACTGTGAACGTTTTAATCCTGGATGAAAACGACAATAATCCAAATATTCTGGCGCCCTATTCTGATCACGGCTCCGTTAACAGTGAGAGCATCCCCTATTCTGCTGAAGCGGGATACTTTGTGGCAAAGATCAGGGCTGTAGACGCAGACTCTGGATACAACGCGCTGCTTTCTTATCACCTCTCTGAGCCCAAAGGAAACAACCTCTTCCGGATCGGAACCAGCACCGGAGAAATCAGGACTAAGAGGAGAATGAGTGACAATGACCTGAAAACTCACCCCTTGGTGGTGTTGGTTTCTGATAACGGAGAACCCTCCCTGTCAGCTACTGTGTCTATTGATGTGGTGGTGGTTGAAAGCACAGCTGACATCCAGACTCAGTTCAGACATGTGCCCACAAAGGAGGAGAGCTTCTCTGATTTAAACCTGTATCTGCTGATCGGCATTGTGTCGGTGTCAGTGATCTTTCTGCTGAGCCTCATCAGTTTAATAGCTGTCAAATGCCACAGGACAGACGGCAGTTTCAGCAGGTACAGCGCCCCAATGATCACCACCCACCCTGACGGGAGCTGGTCTTACTCCAAATCTACTCAGCAGTATGACGTGTGTTTCAGCTCAGACACACTGAAGAGTGACGTAGTGGTTTTCCCCGCACCGTATCCACCTGTTGATGGTGAACTGATCAGTATAAACGGAGGAGACACTTTTACCAGAACTCAGACTTTACCCAACAAAGACAAG